In Ovis canadensis isolate MfBH-ARS-UI-01 breed Bighorn chromosome 3, ARS-UI_OviCan_v2, whole genome shotgun sequence, one DNA window encodes the following:
- the NDUFA8 gene encoding NADH dehydrogenase [ubiquinone] 1 alpha subcomplex subunit 8, with translation MPGIVELPSLEDLKVQEVKVSSSVLKAAAHHYGAQCDKPNKEFMLCRWEEKDPRRCLEEGKLVNQCALEFFRQIKQHCAEPFTEYWTCIDYSGLQLFRRCRKEQAQFDKCVLDKLGWVRPDLGELSKVTKVKTDRPLPENPYHSRARPEPNPEVEGDLKPARHGSRLFFWTM, from the exons GTGAAAGTCAGTTCGTCTGTGCTGAAAGCTGCGGCCCATCACTACGGAGCTCAGTGCGACAAGCCCAACAAGGAGTTCATGCTATGCCGGTGGGAAGAGAAGGACCCCCGGCGGTGTTTAGAGGAAGGCAAGCTTGTCAACCAGTGTGCCCTGGAGTTCTTCAG GCAGATAAAGCAGCACTGCGCGGAGCCTTTTACGGAATACTGGACCTGCATCGATTACTCCGGCCTGCAGCTATTTCGTCGCTGTCGCAAAGAGCAGGCACAATTTGACAAGTGTGTGCTAGACAAACTGGGCTGGGTGCGGCCGGACCTGGGGGAGCTGTCAAAG GTCACCAAAGTGAAAACAGACCGGCCTTTACCAGAGAATCCCTATCACTCAAGAGCAAGGCCAGAGCCCAACCCTGAGGTGGAAGGCGATCTGAAGCCCGCCAGGCATGGCAGCCGCCTCTTTTTCTGGACCATGTGA